TCGGGCATCGACTTGCTGGACGGCACACCGGTGCTGGACATCAAGCCCTATGTGCCCTACGCCGACATCATCAGCTGCGCGTCCAACCACATCGCCAGTGCAGCGCCTGAGCTGATCCCCGTGCAATGGGCGGACGCAGCCCTGTTGCAAGCCCAGGATCATGCCAGACGCCTGCAAGAGCCCTTGGTGGCGCTGATCGAGCAATGCCTGGCCCAAGACCCACGCCCGGCGTACCAGCTTCCTACCGCCGAACGGGAATATGGTGCGCAGTTCTGGGACCTGGACGTTCGCTGGCATTACCCGCAGCCGGGGTTGATTCGGGTGTTGGAAGTCGTTCCTGCGGTTAAATAGACCCCGGAAACGAAAAAGCCCGCACGGCCTTCATCAGGCGGCGCGGGCTTTTTATGGTCTGGCAGCTGGACCGAGTCGCGGCCATCGCGAGCAGGCTCGCTCCCACAGGGTTTTGTGTTGAGTCAAATCTCACGAACAACACAGGTCAAATGTGGGAGCGAGCTTGCTCGCGATGGCGATCTATCAGCCACCACAGATATCTAGGCTTACTTCTCTACAAACGCCCGCTCGATCAGGTAATCACCCGGCTCGCGCATACGCGGCGAAACGGTCAGGCCGAAGCTGTTGAGCACTTCGCTGGTCTCGTCAAGCATGCTCGGGCTGCCGCACAACATGGCGCGGTCGTCCTGCGGGTTGATCGGTGGCAGGCCGATGTCGCGGAACAGCTTGCCGCTGCGCATCAAGTCGGTCAGGCGGCCTTCGTTCTCGAACGGCTCGCGCGTCACGGTCGGGTAGTAAATCAGCTTGTCACGCAGTGCTTCGCCGAAGAACTCGTTCTGCGGCAAGTGCTCGGTGATGAACTCGCGGTAAGCGACTTCATTGACGTAACGCACGCCGTGGCACAGGATCACTTTTTCGAAACGCTCATAGGTTTCCGGATCCTGGATGACGCTCATGAACGGCGCCAGGCCGGTGCCGGTGCTGAGCAGGTACAAATGCTTGCCAGGCTTGAGATCGTCCAGCACGAGGGTGCCGGTGGGTTTCTTGCTGATGATGATCTCGTCGCCTTCCTTCAAGTGCTGCAACTGGGAGGTCAGCGGACCATCCGGCACCTTGATGCTGAAGAATTCGAGATGCTCTTCCCAGTTCGGGCTGGCAATCGAGTAAGCGCGCATAAGCGGGCGGCCATTGGGCTGTTGCAGGCCGATCATCACGAACTGACCGTTCTCGAAGCGCAGGCCCGGATCGCGGGTGCACTTGAAGCTGAACAGAGTGTCGTTCCAGTGATGAACACTGAGGACACGCTCGTGGTTCATGTTGCTCATGTACGGGGACTCCTGGGAATGATGCCTGCGCCGATAATCTGCGCAATTGCATCGCATTCTAATGGCGGCGACAATATCTGTTAAATGGATTATTAAGATAAGGGTTATCGGTTATATAGATATGCGATTTACTCTACGTCAACTTCAAGTCTTCGTCGCCGTTGCCCAGCAGGAAAGCGTCTCTCGCGCTGCGGGCCAACTCAATCTGTCGCAGTCGGCGGCCAGCACCTCCATCACCGAACTGGAGCGGCAATCGAGCTGCCAATTGTTCGACCGTGCCGGCAAGCGCCTGAGCCTCAACGCCCTGGGCAAACAACTGCTGCCCCAGGCAGTGGCGCTGTTGGACCAGGCCAAGGAAATCGAAGACCTGCTCAACGGCAAGTCCGGTTTCGGCTCACTGGCGGTCGGTGCCACCCTGACCATCGGCAATTACCTGGCGACCTTGTTGATCGGCGGTTTCATGCAGCGCCATCCAGAAAGCCAGGTGAAGCTGCACGTGCAGAACACAGCCAATATCGTGCACCAGGTTGCCCATTATGAAATTGATCTGGGTCTAATCGAAGGTGACTGCAGTCATCCAGACATCGAGGTACAGAGCTGGGTCGAGGACGAACTGGTGGTGTTCTGCGCACCTCAACACCCGCTGGCCAAGCGCGGCCAGGCGACCATGGAGGAACTGACCCATGAGGCGTGGATCCTGCGGGAACAGGGTTCCGGCACGCGCCTGACCTTCGACCAGGCCATGCGTCACCACCGTAGCGCGTTGAATATCCGCCTGGAGCTGGAACACACCGAAGCGATCAAGCGCGCCGTGGAATCGGGCCTGGGCATTGGCTGCATCTCACGCCTGGCCCTGCGCGACGCCTTCCGCCGCGGCAGCCTCGTCGCAGTGGAAACCCCGGACATGGACCTGGCGCGGCAGTTCTATTTCATCTGGCACAAACAGAAGTACCAGACCTCCGCCATGCGTGAGTTCCTCGAGCTGTGCCGGGCTTTCACCGCCGGGGCCCAGCGCAGCGACGAAATTGTGCTGCCAACCATTGCCTGAGCCGTTACAGCAGCACCACGCCCCACACCAACGCGATCATCGTCAGGGCGACGAGCTGGGCCGCGCTGCCCATGTCCTTGGCGTTTTTCGACAATGGGTGCAGTTCCAGGGAGATACGGTCGATGGCCGCCTCCACCGCCGAGTTGAGCAATTCCACGATCAATGCCAGCAGGCACACGGCGATCAGCAGCGCCTGCTCGACACGACTGACGTTCAGGAAGAATGACAACGGAATCAGTACGACGTTGAGCAACACCAACTGACGGAAAGCCGCTTCGCCGACAAAAGCTGCACGCAGCCCGTCCAAGGAATAACCGGAGGCGTTGAGGATGCGTTTCAGGCCGGTCTGGCCTTTAAAAGGTGACATAGAGTGGGCAACTGCTCGAAAAGGAGTGGGGAAACTAATTCAAACCTGGTCAAAAAAGCGTGAACCAGAACACTAAGTCTGCGGTGAAATTGACTCAAGTTGTTGCAGCAGCAGGGCTGCCTGGGTCCGGGTGCGCACGTTCAGCTTACGAAAGATCGCCGTGACGTGGGCCTTGATGGTGGCCTCCGACACGTTCAGCTCGTAGGCTATCTGCTTATTCAGCAAGCCTTCGCAGACCATGGTCAACACCCGGAACTGCTGCGGCGTGAGACTGGCCAAGCCTTCGCTGGCGGCCTTGGCTTCCAAGGACACGCTCACCGCTTCGAACGCCTGGGGCGGCCAGCAGACATCGCCGTCCAGGACGGCCTTCACGGCCTTCTGGATCATCTCCAGGGAACTGGACTTGGGTATGAAGCCGCTGGCGCCGAATTCCCGGGCCTTGACCATCACCGAGGCTTCTTCCTGGGCCGAGACCATGACCACGGGGATCTGTGGATATTGGCCCCGCAACAGCACCAGCCCTGAAAAACCATAGGCACCGGGCA
The sequence above is drawn from the Pseudomonas sp. St316 genome and encodes:
- a CDS encoding LysR family transcriptional regulator yields the protein MRFTLRQLQVFVAVAQQESVSRAAGQLNLSQSAASTSITELERQSSCQLFDRAGKRLSLNALGKQLLPQAVALLDQAKEIEDLLNGKSGFGSLAVGATLTIGNYLATLLIGGFMQRHPESQVKLHVQNTANIVHQVAHYEIDLGLIEGDCSHPDIEVQSWVEDELVVFCAPQHPLAKRGQATMEELTHEAWILREQGSGTRLTFDQAMRHHRSALNIRLELEHTEAIKRAVESGLGIGCISRLALRDAFRRGSLVAVETPDMDLARQFYFIWHKQKYQTSAMREFLELCRAFTAGAQRSDEIVLPTIA
- the erdR gene encoding response regulator transcription factor ErdR; its protein translation is MATYEILIADDHPLFRSALHQAVTLGLGPAVRLTEVASIAELEVQLTAKADWDLVLLDLNMPGAYGFSGLVLLRGQYPQIPVVMVSAQEEASVMVKAREFGASGFIPKSSSLEMIQKAVKAVLDGDVCWPPQAFEAVSVSLEAKAASEGLASLTPQQFRVLTMVCEGLLNKQIAYELNVSEATIKAHVTAIFRKLNVRTRTQAALLLQQLESISPQT
- the tsaA gene encoding tRNA (N6-threonylcarbamoyladenosine(37)-N6)-methyltransferase TrmO is translated as MTYTVSPIGFVRSCFKEKFAIPRQPQLAPAARGVLELVAPFDQGEAVQGLEQVSHVWLLFLFHQALEDKPRLKVRPPRLGGNKTMGVFATRATHRPNGIGQSVVKLDRVEAGRLWISGIDLLDGTPVLDIKPYVPYADIISCASNHIASAAPELIPVQWADAALLQAQDHARRLQEPLVALIEQCLAQDPRPAYQLPTAEREYGAQFWDLDVRWHYPQPGLIRVLEVVPAVK
- the fpr gene encoding ferredoxin-NADP reductase, with amino-acid sequence MSNMNHERVLSVHHWNDTLFSFKCTRDPGLRFENGQFVMIGLQQPNGRPLMRAYSIASPNWEEHLEFFSIKVPDGPLTSQLQHLKEGDEIIISKKPTGTLVLDDLKPGKHLYLLSTGTGLAPFMSVIQDPETYERFEKVILCHGVRYVNEVAYREFITEHLPQNEFFGEALRDKLIYYPTVTREPFENEGRLTDLMRSGKLFRDIGLPPINPQDDRAMLCGSPSMLDETSEVLNSFGLTVSPRMREPGDYLIERAFVEK
- a CDS encoding diacylglycerol kinase, whose protein sequence is MSPFKGQTGLKRILNASGYSLDGLRAAFVGEAAFRQLVLLNVVLIPLSFFLNVSRVEQALLIAVCLLALIVELLNSAVEAAIDRISLELHPLSKNAKDMGSAAQLVALTMIALVWGVVLL